From one Streptomyces spiramyceticus genomic stretch:
- a CDS encoding mechanosensitive ion channel family protein: MFWSALSAPDPTTEPVTLDGATQQANNAAGWVEENWSVWLSVGLRILLIVVIAVVLRTVIRRALTRLIARMNRSAQAVEGTALGGLLVNAERRRQRSEAIGSVLRSVASFLILGTAALMVLGALNINLAPLLASAGVAGVALGFGARNLVTDFLSGVFMILEDQYGVGDSIDAGVASGEVIEVGLRVTKLRGDNGEIWYVRNGEIKRIGNLSQGWATAGVDVQVHPSEDLDRVRKVIAETADAFAKDEPWNELLWGPVEVLGLDSVLLDSMVVRVSAKTMPGKALGVERELRWRIKQAFDRAGIRIVGGPVGAGPEAAADPTAGMAAPSAYASATSPQSVSASPIPPPTNLAK; the protein is encoded by the coding sequence GTGTTCTGGTCCGCCCTGTCGGCCCCCGACCCGACGACCGAACCCGTCACCCTCGACGGGGCCACGCAGCAGGCGAACAACGCCGCGGGCTGGGTGGAGGAGAACTGGTCCGTCTGGCTGAGCGTGGGCCTGCGCATTCTGCTGATCGTCGTGATCGCCGTCGTACTGCGTACGGTCATTCGCCGCGCCCTCACCAGGCTGATAGCGCGCATGAACCGCAGCGCCCAGGCGGTCGAGGGCACCGCACTAGGCGGTCTCCTGGTGAACGCCGAGCGGCGCCGCCAGCGCTCCGAGGCGATCGGGTCCGTACTGCGGTCCGTCGCGTCGTTCCTGATCCTCGGTACGGCCGCCCTGATGGTGCTGGGCGCCCTCAACATCAATCTGGCGCCGCTCCTCGCATCGGCGGGTGTGGCGGGTGTGGCGCTCGGTTTCGGTGCGCGCAACCTCGTCACCGACTTCCTCTCCGGCGTCTTCATGATCCTTGAGGACCAGTACGGCGTGGGGGACAGCATCGACGCGGGCGTCGCGTCGGGCGAGGTCATCGAGGTCGGCCTGCGGGTGACGAAGCTGCGCGGCGACAACGGCGAGATCTGGTACGTCCGCAACGGCGAGATCAAGCGGATCGGCAACCTCAGCCAGGGCTGGGCCACGGCCGGAGTCGACGTACAGGTACACCCCTCCGAGGACCTGGACCGCGTACGCAAGGTGATCGCCGAGACCGCCGACGCATTCGCCAAGGACGAGCCGTGGAACGAGCTGCTGTGGGGCCCGGTCGAGGTGCTCGGCCTGGACTCGGTGCTGCTCGACTCGATGGTCGTGCGGGTCTCCGCGAAGACGATGCCGGGCAAGGCGCTCGGGGTGGAGCGCGAACTGCGCTGGCGGATCAAGCAGGCGTTCGACCGGGCGGGCATCCGGATCGTCGGCGGCCCCGTGGGAGCCGGGCCGGAGGCCGCCGCCGACCCGA